In the Mytilus trossulus isolate FHL-02 chromosome 1, PNRI_Mtr1.1.1.hap1, whole genome shotgun sequence genome, one interval contains:
- the LOC134716850 gene encoding uncharacterized protein LOC134716850 isoform X3: MSSKFQHIVNSVCLCCNIRDHDMADLDDPHIVELMRKGTIPPSLSLRAPPTHIGTTQHRNDTLGISKEEISKRYIIKLHRDRLRNNEAVYKSLDNLPIKIKQVAQDSFEKSSSGGKSSPSSFRSRKSSRSIHLQDFRNHKNQTITKSLDSPWNKSNAINPRKQRSKTKLLPRVTGSSESEKSKNDDEAKHVSFEPNAFNMLESEMPYIFSAGFQGYQNRVKLSRKKPIAFGQTINTTGSNINNGININSNQEFQRRYQRVLDADKQPHFVKTSLIKGQRVNNTYNNRYRNMFNEAETETQRSEELFAIKSVQRINEPFIFTSPASPTRVPNPSLYSECQNSEVGINIVTSPPSRAASSTLADVDSRENSSRGDPDNDFPQNDKNYNFEPVAYEENDEQSYDIEQKIPTLSLELLRVHESTTSAQTKKSIACNLTDITERDESNLTKTTRSEIVPDMKISVKINFKSTEDVIEESNSVISDSSKRSKDSLTPRQPRHNASSQSKRTASSLSESTLDTIRVEGHLFGEHSDMEKHSSNRELVQNTLNTERSGHSSLDEEREIPQIIVDLNTLKTVKTPIKKSRNQIRSSKEENKEHKHKKTISETNNVRHTDVSPSEDNNGFFLTYENGNDSALSHYEESSKIEELRDFNCNKENTPRTEVDDSGISISTFENETIKC, encoded by the exons ATGAGCAGTAAATTTCAACATATAGTAAATAGTGTGTGCTTGTGTTGCAATAT tcgTGACCATGACATGGCGGATTTGGATGATCCTCATATAGTGGAACTAATGCGGAAAGGAACAATCCCGCCATCTTTGTCTTTGAGAGCGCCACCTACACACATTGGCAcaacacaacaccgaaatgaTACTTTGGGTATATCAAAAGAGGAAATCTCCAAAAGATACATCATAAAGCTTCACCGAGATAGACTTCGAAATAATGAAGCTGTTTACAAGTCTTTGGACAACCTGCCAATTAAGATAAA acAAGTTGCACAAGATTCCTTTGAAAAAAGTTCGAGTGGAGGAAAGTCTTCTCCTTCAAGCTTTCGGAGTAGAAAAAGTTCGCGGTCTATACATCTTCAAGATTTTCgaaatcataaaaatcaaaCCATTACAAAATCACTGGATTCTCCATGGAACAAGAGCAATGCTATAAATCCACGCAAACAACGTTCAAAGACTAAGTTGTTACCAAGGGTTACTGGAAGTTCAGAATCAGAGAAATCAAAAAATGATGACGAGGCTAAGCACGTTAGTTTTGAACCAAACGCGTTTAACATGCTCGAATCTGAAATGCCCTATATCTTTTCAGCTGGTTTCCAAGGCTATCAAAATCGTGTGaaattatcaagaaaaaaacccatagcaTTTGGACAAACCATAAACACTACTGGTTCCAATATCAACAATGGTATTAACATTAACAGCAATCAAGAGTTTCAAAGACGTTATCAGCGGGTTTTAGATGCTGATAAGCAGCCTCATTTTGTAAAAACGTCCCTCATAAAGGGACAGCGTGTAAACAATACTTACAACAACAGATACAGAAATATGTTTAATGAAGCTGAAACTGAAACTCAACGAAGTGAGGAACTATTTGCAATCAAATCAGTGCAACGCATCAATgaaccatttatttttacatctcCGGCTTCCCCTACTCGTGTTCCGAATCCTAGTCTCTACTCTGAATGTCAAAACTCTGAAGTGGGTATTAATATTGTGACGTCACCTCCTTCCAGAGCAGCGTCAAGTACTCTCGCAGATGTTGATTCTCGTGAGAATTCATCTCGTGGTGATCCAGACAATGATTTTCcgcaaaatgataaaaactacAATTTCGAACCTGTTGCATACGAAGAAAATGATGAACAATCATATGACATAGAACAAAAGATTCCTACTTTGTCATTAGAGTTATTGCGAGTCCACGAAAGTACTACTTCAGCTCAAACGAAGAAGAGCATCGCATGTAATCTAACAGACATCACAGAACGTGATGAAagcaatttaacaaagacaacAAGAAGTGAAATTGTTCCAGACATGaaaatttctgtaaaaattaactttaaatCAACAGAAGATGTAATTGAAGAAAGCAACAGTGTCATATCAGATTCATCGAAAAGAAGTAAAGACAGCCTTACTCCAAGACAACCGCGACATAATGCAAGCTCACAATCGAAACGGACTGCTAGTTCTTTATCAGAAAGCACATTAGATACCATTAGAGTGGAAGGACACTTATTTGGTGAACATTCAGACATGGAGAAACATAGCAGTAACCGCGAACTAGTTCAAAATACACTAAACACAGAAAGAAGTGGTCACAGTTCTTTGGATGAGGAAAGGGAAATTCCTCAGATAATAGTTGATTTGAACACGTTAAAAACAGTTAAGACACCAATAAAGAAAAGCAGGAATCAGATTAGAAGTTCGAAAGAGGAGAACAAAGAGcataaacataaaaagacaaTTTCAGAAACAAATAATGTAAGACACACAGACGTTTCTCCTTCAGAGGATAATAATGGTTTCTTCCTTACTTATGAAAATGGAAACGATTCGGCTTTATCCCATTATGAAGAATCTTCGAAGATTGAAGAACTACGTGACTTTAATTGCAATAAAGAAAATACTCCACGGACGGAGGTTGATGACAGTGGAATCTCAATTTCTACTTTTGAAAACGAGACAATCAAATGTTGA
- the LOC134716850 gene encoding uncharacterized protein LOC134716850 isoform X1 has protein sequence MRSKMRGGVNSPTEDLRLDFVVKSEINEDTLILPDIQKRHPRLYKTKRRDHDMADLDDPHIVELMRKGTIPPSLSLRAPPTHIGTTQHRNDTLGISKEEISKRYIIKLHRDRLRNNEAVYKSLDNLPIKIKQVAQDSFEKSSSGGKSSPSSFRSRKSSRSIHLQDFRNHKNQTITKSLDSPWNKSNAINPRKQRSKTKLLPRVTGSSESEKSKNDDEAKHVSFEPNAFNMLESEMPYIFSAGFQGYQNRVKLSRKKPIAFGQTINTTGSNINNGININSNQEFQRRYQRVLDADKQPHFVKTSLIKGQRVNNTYNNRYRNMFNEAETETQRSEELFAIKSVQRINEPFIFTSPASPTRVPNPSLYSECQNSEVGINIVTSPPSRAASSTLADVDSRENSSRGDPDNDFPQNDKNYNFEPVAYEENDEQSYDIEQKIPTLSLELLRVHESTTSAQTKKSIACNLTDITERDESNLTKTTRSEIVPDMKISVKINFKSTEDVIEESNSVISDSSKRSKDSLTPRQPRHNASSQSKRTASSLSESTLDTIRVEGHLFGEHSDMEKHSSNRELVQNTLNTERSGHSSLDEEREIPQIIVDLNTLKTVKTPIKKSRNQIRSSKEENKEHKHKKTISETNNVRHTDVSPSEDNNGFFLTYENGNDSALSHYEESSKIEELRDFNCNKENTPRTEVDDSGISISTFENETIKC, from the exons tcgTGACCATGACATGGCGGATTTGGATGATCCTCATATAGTGGAACTAATGCGGAAAGGAACAATCCCGCCATCTTTGTCTTTGAGAGCGCCACCTACACACATTGGCAcaacacaacaccgaaatgaTACTTTGGGTATATCAAAAGAGGAAATCTCCAAAAGATACATCATAAAGCTTCACCGAGATAGACTTCGAAATAATGAAGCTGTTTACAAGTCTTTGGACAACCTGCCAATTAAGATAAA acAAGTTGCACAAGATTCCTTTGAAAAAAGTTCGAGTGGAGGAAAGTCTTCTCCTTCAAGCTTTCGGAGTAGAAAAAGTTCGCGGTCTATACATCTTCAAGATTTTCgaaatcataaaaatcaaaCCATTACAAAATCACTGGATTCTCCATGGAACAAGAGCAATGCTATAAATCCACGCAAACAACGTTCAAAGACTAAGTTGTTACCAAGGGTTACTGGAAGTTCAGAATCAGAGAAATCAAAAAATGATGACGAGGCTAAGCACGTTAGTTTTGAACCAAACGCGTTTAACATGCTCGAATCTGAAATGCCCTATATCTTTTCAGCTGGTTTCCAAGGCTATCAAAATCGTGTGaaattatcaagaaaaaaacccatagcaTTTGGACAAACCATAAACACTACTGGTTCCAATATCAACAATGGTATTAACATTAACAGCAATCAAGAGTTTCAAAGACGTTATCAGCGGGTTTTAGATGCTGATAAGCAGCCTCATTTTGTAAAAACGTCCCTCATAAAGGGACAGCGTGTAAACAATACTTACAACAACAGATACAGAAATATGTTTAATGAAGCTGAAACTGAAACTCAACGAAGTGAGGAACTATTTGCAATCAAATCAGTGCAACGCATCAATgaaccatttatttttacatctcCGGCTTCCCCTACTCGTGTTCCGAATCCTAGTCTCTACTCTGAATGTCAAAACTCTGAAGTGGGTATTAATATTGTGACGTCACCTCCTTCCAGAGCAGCGTCAAGTACTCTCGCAGATGTTGATTCTCGTGAGAATTCATCTCGTGGTGATCCAGACAATGATTTTCcgcaaaatgataaaaactacAATTTCGAACCTGTTGCATACGAAGAAAATGATGAACAATCATATGACATAGAACAAAAGATTCCTACTTTGTCATTAGAGTTATTGCGAGTCCACGAAAGTACTACTTCAGCTCAAACGAAGAAGAGCATCGCATGTAATCTAACAGACATCACAGAACGTGATGAAagcaatttaacaaagacaacAAGAAGTGAAATTGTTCCAGACATGaaaatttctgtaaaaattaactttaaatCAACAGAAGATGTAATTGAAGAAAGCAACAGTGTCATATCAGATTCATCGAAAAGAAGTAAAGACAGCCTTACTCCAAGACAACCGCGACATAATGCAAGCTCACAATCGAAACGGACTGCTAGTTCTTTATCAGAAAGCACATTAGATACCATTAGAGTGGAAGGACACTTATTTGGTGAACATTCAGACATGGAGAAACATAGCAGTAACCGCGAACTAGTTCAAAATACACTAAACACAGAAAGAAGTGGTCACAGTTCTTTGGATGAGGAAAGGGAAATTCCTCAGATAATAGTTGATTTGAACACGTTAAAAACAGTTAAGACACCAATAAAGAAAAGCAGGAATCAGATTAGAAGTTCGAAAGAGGAGAACAAAGAGcataaacataaaaagacaaTTTCAGAAACAAATAATGTAAGACACACAGACGTTTCTCCTTCAGAGGATAATAATGGTTTCTTCCTTACTTATGAAAATGGAAACGATTCGGCTTTATCCCATTATGAAGAATCTTCGAAGATTGAAGAACTACGTGACTTTAATTGCAATAAAGAAAATACTCCACGGACGGAGGTTGATGACAGTGGAATCTCAATTTCTACTTTTGAAAACGAGACAATCAAATGTTGA
- the LOC134716850 gene encoding uncharacterized protein LOC134716850 isoform X2: MSNPKYFHVMIKPRIDRVHLELLLEFISRDHDMADLDDPHIVELMRKGTIPPSLSLRAPPTHIGTTQHRNDTLGISKEEISKRYIIKLHRDRLRNNEAVYKSLDNLPIKIKQVAQDSFEKSSSGGKSSPSSFRSRKSSRSIHLQDFRNHKNQTITKSLDSPWNKSNAINPRKQRSKTKLLPRVTGSSESEKSKNDDEAKHVSFEPNAFNMLESEMPYIFSAGFQGYQNRVKLSRKKPIAFGQTINTTGSNINNGININSNQEFQRRYQRVLDADKQPHFVKTSLIKGQRVNNTYNNRYRNMFNEAETETQRSEELFAIKSVQRINEPFIFTSPASPTRVPNPSLYSECQNSEVGINIVTSPPSRAASSTLADVDSRENSSRGDPDNDFPQNDKNYNFEPVAYEENDEQSYDIEQKIPTLSLELLRVHESTTSAQTKKSIACNLTDITERDESNLTKTTRSEIVPDMKISVKINFKSTEDVIEESNSVISDSSKRSKDSLTPRQPRHNASSQSKRTASSLSESTLDTIRVEGHLFGEHSDMEKHSSNRELVQNTLNTERSGHSSLDEEREIPQIIVDLNTLKTVKTPIKKSRNQIRSSKEENKEHKHKKTISETNNVRHTDVSPSEDNNGFFLTYENGNDSALSHYEESSKIEELRDFNCNKENTPRTEVDDSGISISTFENETIKC, encoded by the exons tcgTGACCATGACATGGCGGATTTGGATGATCCTCATATAGTGGAACTAATGCGGAAAGGAACAATCCCGCCATCTTTGTCTTTGAGAGCGCCACCTACACACATTGGCAcaacacaacaccgaaatgaTACTTTGGGTATATCAAAAGAGGAAATCTCCAAAAGATACATCATAAAGCTTCACCGAGATAGACTTCGAAATAATGAAGCTGTTTACAAGTCTTTGGACAACCTGCCAATTAAGATAAA acAAGTTGCACAAGATTCCTTTGAAAAAAGTTCGAGTGGAGGAAAGTCTTCTCCTTCAAGCTTTCGGAGTAGAAAAAGTTCGCGGTCTATACATCTTCAAGATTTTCgaaatcataaaaatcaaaCCATTACAAAATCACTGGATTCTCCATGGAACAAGAGCAATGCTATAAATCCACGCAAACAACGTTCAAAGACTAAGTTGTTACCAAGGGTTACTGGAAGTTCAGAATCAGAGAAATCAAAAAATGATGACGAGGCTAAGCACGTTAGTTTTGAACCAAACGCGTTTAACATGCTCGAATCTGAAATGCCCTATATCTTTTCAGCTGGTTTCCAAGGCTATCAAAATCGTGTGaaattatcaagaaaaaaacccatagcaTTTGGACAAACCATAAACACTACTGGTTCCAATATCAACAATGGTATTAACATTAACAGCAATCAAGAGTTTCAAAGACGTTATCAGCGGGTTTTAGATGCTGATAAGCAGCCTCATTTTGTAAAAACGTCCCTCATAAAGGGACAGCGTGTAAACAATACTTACAACAACAGATACAGAAATATGTTTAATGAAGCTGAAACTGAAACTCAACGAAGTGAGGAACTATTTGCAATCAAATCAGTGCAACGCATCAATgaaccatttatttttacatctcCGGCTTCCCCTACTCGTGTTCCGAATCCTAGTCTCTACTCTGAATGTCAAAACTCTGAAGTGGGTATTAATATTGTGACGTCACCTCCTTCCAGAGCAGCGTCAAGTACTCTCGCAGATGTTGATTCTCGTGAGAATTCATCTCGTGGTGATCCAGACAATGATTTTCcgcaaaatgataaaaactacAATTTCGAACCTGTTGCATACGAAGAAAATGATGAACAATCATATGACATAGAACAAAAGATTCCTACTTTGTCATTAGAGTTATTGCGAGTCCACGAAAGTACTACTTCAGCTCAAACGAAGAAGAGCATCGCATGTAATCTAACAGACATCACAGAACGTGATGAAagcaatttaacaaagacaacAAGAAGTGAAATTGTTCCAGACATGaaaatttctgtaaaaattaactttaaatCAACAGAAGATGTAATTGAAGAAAGCAACAGTGTCATATCAGATTCATCGAAAAGAAGTAAAGACAGCCTTACTCCAAGACAACCGCGACATAATGCAAGCTCACAATCGAAACGGACTGCTAGTTCTTTATCAGAAAGCACATTAGATACCATTAGAGTGGAAGGACACTTATTTGGTGAACATTCAGACATGGAGAAACATAGCAGTAACCGCGAACTAGTTCAAAATACACTAAACACAGAAAGAAGTGGTCACAGTTCTTTGGATGAGGAAAGGGAAATTCCTCAGATAATAGTTGATTTGAACACGTTAAAAACAGTTAAGACACCAATAAAGAAAAGCAGGAATCAGATTAGAAGTTCGAAAGAGGAGAACAAAGAGcataaacataaaaagacaaTTTCAGAAACAAATAATGTAAGACACACAGACGTTTCTCCTTCAGAGGATAATAATGGTTTCTTCCTTACTTATGAAAATGGAAACGATTCGGCTTTATCCCATTATGAAGAATCTTCGAAGATTGAAGAACTACGTGACTTTAATTGCAATAAAGAAAATACTCCACGGACGGAGGTTGATGACAGTGGAATCTCAATTTCTACTTTTGAAAACGAGACAATCAAATGTTGA
- the LOC134716850 gene encoding uncharacterized protein LOC134716850 isoform X5: MAELLYIYFINCRDHDMADLDDPHIVELMRKGTIPPSLSLRAPPTHIGTTQHRNDTLGISKEEISKRYIIKLHRDRLRNNEAVYKSLDNLPIKIKQVAQDSFEKSSSGGKSSPSSFRSRKSSRSIHLQDFRNHKNQTITKSLDSPWNKSNAINPRKQRSKTKLLPRVTGSSESEKSKNDDEAKHVSFEPNAFNMLESEMPYIFSAGFQGYQNRVKLSRKKPIAFGQTINTTGSNINNGININSNQEFQRRYQRVLDADKQPHFVKTSLIKGQRVNNTYNNRYRNMFNEAETETQRSEELFAIKSVQRINEPFIFTSPASPTRVPNPSLYSECQNSEVGINIVTSPPSRAASSTLADVDSRENSSRGDPDNDFPQNDKNYNFEPVAYEENDEQSYDIEQKIPTLSLELLRVHESTTSAQTKKSIACNLTDITERDESNLTKTTRSEIVPDMKISVKINFKSTEDVIEESNSVISDSSKRSKDSLTPRQPRHNASSQSKRTASSLSESTLDTIRVEGHLFGEHSDMEKHSSNRELVQNTLNTERSGHSSLDEEREIPQIIVDLNTLKTVKTPIKKSRNQIRSSKEENKEHKHKKTISETNNVRHTDVSPSEDNNGFFLTYENGNDSALSHYEESSKIEELRDFNCNKENTPRTEVDDSGISISTFENETIKC, translated from the exons tcgTGACCATGACATGGCGGATTTGGATGATCCTCATATAGTGGAACTAATGCGGAAAGGAACAATCCCGCCATCTTTGTCTTTGAGAGCGCCACCTACACACATTGGCAcaacacaacaccgaaatgaTACTTTGGGTATATCAAAAGAGGAAATCTCCAAAAGATACATCATAAAGCTTCACCGAGATAGACTTCGAAATAATGAAGCTGTTTACAAGTCTTTGGACAACCTGCCAATTAAGATAAA acAAGTTGCACAAGATTCCTTTGAAAAAAGTTCGAGTGGAGGAAAGTCTTCTCCTTCAAGCTTTCGGAGTAGAAAAAGTTCGCGGTCTATACATCTTCAAGATTTTCgaaatcataaaaatcaaaCCATTACAAAATCACTGGATTCTCCATGGAACAAGAGCAATGCTATAAATCCACGCAAACAACGTTCAAAGACTAAGTTGTTACCAAGGGTTACTGGAAGTTCAGAATCAGAGAAATCAAAAAATGATGACGAGGCTAAGCACGTTAGTTTTGAACCAAACGCGTTTAACATGCTCGAATCTGAAATGCCCTATATCTTTTCAGCTGGTTTCCAAGGCTATCAAAATCGTGTGaaattatcaagaaaaaaacccatagcaTTTGGACAAACCATAAACACTACTGGTTCCAATATCAACAATGGTATTAACATTAACAGCAATCAAGAGTTTCAAAGACGTTATCAGCGGGTTTTAGATGCTGATAAGCAGCCTCATTTTGTAAAAACGTCCCTCATAAAGGGACAGCGTGTAAACAATACTTACAACAACAGATACAGAAATATGTTTAATGAAGCTGAAACTGAAACTCAACGAAGTGAGGAACTATTTGCAATCAAATCAGTGCAACGCATCAATgaaccatttatttttacatctcCGGCTTCCCCTACTCGTGTTCCGAATCCTAGTCTCTACTCTGAATGTCAAAACTCTGAAGTGGGTATTAATATTGTGACGTCACCTCCTTCCAGAGCAGCGTCAAGTACTCTCGCAGATGTTGATTCTCGTGAGAATTCATCTCGTGGTGATCCAGACAATGATTTTCcgcaaaatgataaaaactacAATTTCGAACCTGTTGCATACGAAGAAAATGATGAACAATCATATGACATAGAACAAAAGATTCCTACTTTGTCATTAGAGTTATTGCGAGTCCACGAAAGTACTACTTCAGCTCAAACGAAGAAGAGCATCGCATGTAATCTAACAGACATCACAGAACGTGATGAAagcaatttaacaaagacaacAAGAAGTGAAATTGTTCCAGACATGaaaatttctgtaaaaattaactttaaatCAACAGAAGATGTAATTGAAGAAAGCAACAGTGTCATATCAGATTCATCGAAAAGAAGTAAAGACAGCCTTACTCCAAGACAACCGCGACATAATGCAAGCTCACAATCGAAACGGACTGCTAGTTCTTTATCAGAAAGCACATTAGATACCATTAGAGTGGAAGGACACTTATTTGGTGAACATTCAGACATGGAGAAACATAGCAGTAACCGCGAACTAGTTCAAAATACACTAAACACAGAAAGAAGTGGTCACAGTTCTTTGGATGAGGAAAGGGAAATTCCTCAGATAATAGTTGATTTGAACACGTTAAAAACAGTTAAGACACCAATAAAGAAAAGCAGGAATCAGATTAGAAGTTCGAAAGAGGAGAACAAAGAGcataaacataaaaagacaaTTTCAGAAACAAATAATGTAAGACACACAGACGTTTCTCCTTCAGAGGATAATAATGGTTTCTTCCTTACTTATGAAAATGGAAACGATTCGGCTTTATCCCATTATGAAGAATCTTCGAAGATTGAAGAACTACGTGACTTTAATTGCAATAAAGAAAATACTCCACGGACGGAGGTTGATGACAGTGGAATCTCAATTTCTACTTTTGAAAACGAGACAATCAAATGTTGA
- the LOC134716850 gene encoding uncharacterized protein LOC134716850 isoform X4 — MDLRSNSLPEITRDHDMADLDDPHIVELMRKGTIPPSLSLRAPPTHIGTTQHRNDTLGISKEEISKRYIIKLHRDRLRNNEAVYKSLDNLPIKIKQVAQDSFEKSSSGGKSSPSSFRSRKSSRSIHLQDFRNHKNQTITKSLDSPWNKSNAINPRKQRSKTKLLPRVTGSSESEKSKNDDEAKHVSFEPNAFNMLESEMPYIFSAGFQGYQNRVKLSRKKPIAFGQTINTTGSNINNGININSNQEFQRRYQRVLDADKQPHFVKTSLIKGQRVNNTYNNRYRNMFNEAETETQRSEELFAIKSVQRINEPFIFTSPASPTRVPNPSLYSECQNSEVGINIVTSPPSRAASSTLADVDSRENSSRGDPDNDFPQNDKNYNFEPVAYEENDEQSYDIEQKIPTLSLELLRVHESTTSAQTKKSIACNLTDITERDESNLTKTTRSEIVPDMKISVKINFKSTEDVIEESNSVISDSSKRSKDSLTPRQPRHNASSQSKRTASSLSESTLDTIRVEGHLFGEHSDMEKHSSNRELVQNTLNTERSGHSSLDEEREIPQIIVDLNTLKTVKTPIKKSRNQIRSSKEENKEHKHKKTISETNNVRHTDVSPSEDNNGFFLTYENGNDSALSHYEESSKIEELRDFNCNKENTPRTEVDDSGISISTFENETIKC; from the exons tcgTGACCATGACATGGCGGATTTGGATGATCCTCATATAGTGGAACTAATGCGGAAAGGAACAATCCCGCCATCTTTGTCTTTGAGAGCGCCACCTACACACATTGGCAcaacacaacaccgaaatgaTACTTTGGGTATATCAAAAGAGGAAATCTCCAAAAGATACATCATAAAGCTTCACCGAGATAGACTTCGAAATAATGAAGCTGTTTACAAGTCTTTGGACAACCTGCCAATTAAGATAAA acAAGTTGCACAAGATTCCTTTGAAAAAAGTTCGAGTGGAGGAAAGTCTTCTCCTTCAAGCTTTCGGAGTAGAAAAAGTTCGCGGTCTATACATCTTCAAGATTTTCgaaatcataaaaatcaaaCCATTACAAAATCACTGGATTCTCCATGGAACAAGAGCAATGCTATAAATCCACGCAAACAACGTTCAAAGACTAAGTTGTTACCAAGGGTTACTGGAAGTTCAGAATCAGAGAAATCAAAAAATGATGACGAGGCTAAGCACGTTAGTTTTGAACCAAACGCGTTTAACATGCTCGAATCTGAAATGCCCTATATCTTTTCAGCTGGTTTCCAAGGCTATCAAAATCGTGTGaaattatcaagaaaaaaacccatagcaTTTGGACAAACCATAAACACTACTGGTTCCAATATCAACAATGGTATTAACATTAACAGCAATCAAGAGTTTCAAAGACGTTATCAGCGGGTTTTAGATGCTGATAAGCAGCCTCATTTTGTAAAAACGTCCCTCATAAAGGGACAGCGTGTAAACAATACTTACAACAACAGATACAGAAATATGTTTAATGAAGCTGAAACTGAAACTCAACGAAGTGAGGAACTATTTGCAATCAAATCAGTGCAACGCATCAATgaaccatttatttttacatctcCGGCTTCCCCTACTCGTGTTCCGAATCCTAGTCTCTACTCTGAATGTCAAAACTCTGAAGTGGGTATTAATATTGTGACGTCACCTCCTTCCAGAGCAGCGTCAAGTACTCTCGCAGATGTTGATTCTCGTGAGAATTCATCTCGTGGTGATCCAGACAATGATTTTCcgcaaaatgataaaaactacAATTTCGAACCTGTTGCATACGAAGAAAATGATGAACAATCATATGACATAGAACAAAAGATTCCTACTTTGTCATTAGAGTTATTGCGAGTCCACGAAAGTACTACTTCAGCTCAAACGAAGAAGAGCATCGCATGTAATCTAACAGACATCACAGAACGTGATGAAagcaatttaacaaagacaacAAGAAGTGAAATTGTTCCAGACATGaaaatttctgtaaaaattaactttaaatCAACAGAAGATGTAATTGAAGAAAGCAACAGTGTCATATCAGATTCATCGAAAAGAAGTAAAGACAGCCTTACTCCAAGACAACCGCGACATAATGCAAGCTCACAATCGAAACGGACTGCTAGTTCTTTATCAGAAAGCACATTAGATACCATTAGAGTGGAAGGACACTTATTTGGTGAACATTCAGACATGGAGAAACATAGCAGTAACCGCGAACTAGTTCAAAATACACTAAACACAGAAAGAAGTGGTCACAGTTCTTTGGATGAGGAAAGGGAAATTCCTCAGATAATAGTTGATTTGAACACGTTAAAAACAGTTAAGACACCAATAAAGAAAAGCAGGAATCAGATTAGAAGTTCGAAAGAGGAGAACAAAGAGcataaacataaaaagacaaTTTCAGAAACAAATAATGTAAGACACACAGACGTTTCTCCTTCAGAGGATAATAATGGTTTCTTCCTTACTTATGAAAATGGAAACGATTCGGCTTTATCCCATTATGAAGAATCTTCGAAGATTGAAGAACTACGTGACTTTAATTGCAATAAAGAAAATACTCCACGGACGGAGGTTGATGACAGTGGAATCTCAATTTCTACTTTTGAAAACGAGACAATCAAATGTTGA